TGCTTCATGGTGGTACCAGATTTATTTACGCACCTATCTGACTGGACTGGATAACTCGAGAGTCTTCGAGGATGATGGAGCCCTAGTTCCACACGTAAGGAGAAGCTACGATCTATTTCTCGCCAACCATTCGGACAGCAAATCAGGGCGACTGCTTGAAGAGTACCTAAACGTTCTCAAGCAGAATGGATACAAGAATGGGCCTGCTGCAGAGAAGTTCTTGAGTGATCACAACTTGCACTCGATGTTGGGAATGGGGCCGCCAGTGCGTTAGTGTAACCCTAGCGAAATCTCACTGGGGAAGCTACAGAGGCGGGATTTGTCCGGTAACCCCACTATACGCATTGACACAGCGAGCGCCTCAAGCCTGTAGCATATTGTCCTCCGCAAATCTGAGCGAATGAATACGTGTCAGTCAAGAAATTCGTCTAAATATCTTCCCAATGTCGCAGCCAAGAGATCTGCTTTTCGTCTTTATCCCCTTCATCTCGTCTATCCCCGGCGAAAAAGCTTTTGGCCGGGGATGAATGGGGTGGATGGGATGAAAAGCGCGGCGCGTCATTCCTCCCTCAGCGCCTTCGCCGGATCGATGGATGCGGCGCGGAGGGCGGGGATGAGGGAAGATACCAATCCCAGGAACAGCAGCAGCGATGCGACTGCGGCTAGTGTCTTTGGATCGTTGGCGCGGATGCCGAAAAGCAGGTTTTTCAGGTAGCGGCCTGAGGCCAGCGCGGCGGCAAGGCCAAGTCCCACGCCCAGCCCCGTGCGCCAAAGTCCCTGAAGCATGACCTGGCCGATCAGGCGTTTGGATGTCGCTCCCAGAGTGGCGCGGATGCCCAGCTCGCGCCTGCGCCGGGAGACGCTGTCGGAAAGCAGGGCCGAAAGGCCCAGCGCAGCCAGCAGGATGGCTGTGCCCCCGAAGACGGCGAGCATGGCGATGATCTGGCGATGCGGAAGCGATTGCTCGCCGCGCATCTCGCTCAATTCATCAACGCTGCCGGGCTTCACCCCCGGGAAGGTTTCGCGCATGACCGACGAAATGGTGGCTTCGAGATCTTTTTTGGAAAGCGTGGAGCGCACAAAAAGCGCGTCGGGAGGGAAGGTATTCAGGAGCTGGAAAAGCATAGGCGCGGCAGATCCGTCATCCTGAAAAAGATGGACATCGGGTGTGACGCCAATGATTTCCATGGGCACTTTGCCCAAGTAAAGCTTCTGACCTGCAGCCTTCCCGCTCGCCAGACCTGCAAGGCGCTCGGCCTCCCGATTCAGAATGCAAACTCGGTTTTGCGCATCTTCCGCCGTGAAATCGCGCCCTTGGATGAGTGAAACACCCAAAGTTTCAAGAGCCTGAGGGCTCAGGGAAACGACTAGCAATGGAAAATGCCCAAGCTCATGTCCGTCATCGCCGATGTGCGCGGCTCTGCCGCTCACACTCAACAGGCTCATGCCCGAAACGCCCCCAAATCCATTCGTAAGCGCCGCGCTCTGGATGCCGGATCGAGCGCGCAAAGCGGGCAAAAAGGCGGGGTTTTCCCAGCGTTGCCCCAGCTTGGGCCGGTGGTCGTAAAGCAGCCTCACCATGGCCAGTTTTTCCGCCTTGAATCCCAAGGGACGGTGAGACATGGCCCACAGACTCCGCCCCAGCAGAGCCGTGGCACAAAGCATCAGCGTGGCCAGGGTCATCTGTACGACTACCAAAGCTGTTCTTCCTTTGGTGCGAACACCTTGGATGCGGTGCCCTTCCTGGATGGCAAGCGACAGATCCAGGCGCCGAATCTGAAGCATGGGAATCAGGCCCAAGAGCAGCGTGATCAGGATGACCAAGCCAAGCCCAAACGATGCCACACCCAGGTGATCCCAAGTGCCATTCAGTCCGGGCAGGGACTCGCCGCCCGGCAGCCAGGCGCGCAGCGAACCCGCCAAGGCCATGTTGAGCCAGAAGCCGAAACCGGCAGAAACCAAGGCCACTACCAGCCCTTCTGCCAGGAATTTGCGGAACAGCGACAAGGCCGGAGCGCCGAGGCAAAGCCGCACGGAAGTCTCCCAGGCTCTTTCGGCTGCTCTCGCCAGAAACAGGCATGCGACATTCGCCGTTGCCAGCAGCAGAAAAAGGGCAGCTGCGCCGCAGACAACGAAGAAGCGCAAATCCGCATCCGCGGCCATCGCCTTGCGAAGCGATTGAAGATCGGGGTGTTCCTGAAATCCTGATCGTTGACTCAAGTTTTGAGCCGCTGCCAGAAAGCGGGACAGCACAGCCTCCGGCCGGATTCCGCTTCGCAGGCGCAAAAGAGCCGTGCAGGTAGTGCCGTCGATTTCCTGTTGGCTCGTGAGCGTTTTGATGGGCAGGTAAACATCTGCTTCCGGGCTCAAGGGCACTTCCGCTCCCTCTGAGAGCACGCCCAGAATGGGCCGGCGTATGTTTTGGATGTTCAGGGTGCGTCCCACGACAGTCGGATCACTTCCAAGTCTGCTCTTCCAGAAACGATGACTCAGGATCACGCCATTGCCTGTCGCGAAGGCATCATCCTGAAAGAGTGATCCGAATGCAGGCTTCAAGCCCGCCATATCCTGGATTCCGGCATCAAATGACAAGGCCTGCACTGGAACGCTGCTGCCGTCATCCAGGATCCAGTAAGACTGAATCAATCCTTCCAGCAAACCAACGCGTTCCACATCGGGTGACAATTTCCCCAGCTCCATTGTCAGGCCGACGGTGGGCCAAGGATTCGGTCCCGTGGGTGTATTTGTCACCAGGCGATAGATCCGGTCCGCGCCGGGAAAGGGCAGCGCGCGCAGAAACACGGAATGAAAAGCACTGTAGAACGTCATGGCGCCGCCCAACCCCAGGGCGAGCGTGAGCACAGCCGGAAGCGTGAAGCGCGGAGTCTGGATGAGATTCTTTAGTGCGTGACGTAATTCGGAGCCGAGGTCGTCCAACCATCGCCATCGCCTGGCTTCGTAAAGGCGTTCCCGGGCGATCGTGACATTGCCGAATTGGCGCAACGCCGCATAGCGAGCCTCACGCTCGTCGAGGCCCTGCTCGTGGAATTGCTCGGTTGCCAGATCCAAATGAGATTTGATCTCTGAGTCGATATCGGAAAGTCGACGCTTCTTACGGCCAAACATAGCGAATTATCCCTCCGCTGGTTCGGGTCCGAGAATCCTCCCAATTGCTTTCGACATGCGTCGCCACTGGCTGGTTTGTCGGGCGAGATGCTTTCGACCTTGTTTCGTCAAGGTATAGAAGCGCGCCTTCCGGTTGTTGTCCGAGGCGCCCCATTCTGCGGCGACCCAGCCTCGGTCTTCGAGACGCTGGAGCGCCGGATACAGGGAACCGTGGTCTACCAGAAGCACATCATCACTTTGGGATTGAATTGCGCTGGCAATCCCCTGGCCATGCTGCGGGCCGAGGATCAGGATGCGCAGAATCAGCAAGTCGAGAGTGCCCTGCAAAATAGTCAGTCGTTCCTTCTCTTGGGTAGCCATACGACAGGAGTATGGGGTTGTTCGGGTCGAATGTCAACACGAAAACTGCAGTGATTAGATGCGCCGTTTGTCCGTATAATGCGCTACTAGCCTGGGACTCGCATTCTACTGCCGTAAATGATTTTAATTAGAAAATCAGCACCAAATCGCAGGCTGTAAACGAGCACGCCGGTGCTGGAGAATTTCGTGAGGCGGCACGTCATAGGTAACAACCGCTATTCTCGGAAACATCGCTGAGCAGGTGCGCTTTTGCTTCGATAGATCTGATGAAATCGTTCTTGGCTTCCGTATACGCTTCACGGTCATCACGGAATTTTTCCGCCAAGGCGCGTTTCAATTTGGCATATTCGTGTGCCGCGTCGGGATTGGCGCGAAGGTAATCGCGAAAGAGGAGAAGCCTCGCGATCTCGGGATGACAGCGCGGATACATATGCAGATGGTGCTTGCGAGGGCGACCCTTAGCAAAATAAAAGCGGCCGGGGATGCCCAGCTCACCATGATAATCATAGCCAAGCACAGTAAGCGGTGCGATTGTTTTCTCTCCCGTCGCAGGGTCTGGCACGACTACCATAATGTCAATGATCGGCTTGGCCGCCAATCCCGGCACGGATGTGCTGCCAACGTGCTCAACCGCTACATCCAGTCCATCGAGTGCCTCAAGAATGCGCGCCTTTTCTTCTGCGAACATTGCCGCCCAACGCAGGTCATAATCCACAATCACAACCGGGTCCGCCATAATCCATGTCACTAATGCCTGTCATTCCGAACGGAGTGTTCTTTGCGGAGCGAAGCATCCACAGCCTGATCATATCAGGGATGTGAACCCGCGAGACGCAAATTGCGAGCCTCATTTGTCCTGTTCTGGAACATATTCCCGCGGTCGGCAGACGACTTCCGCGGCGGTCCGGCCTCATCGACGTCCATGCCCAGTACGATGTCACTTACCGCCGCGCCGGCGAGGGCTCGGGTTGATTATCTCTGAGCAGGAAGACCATCCGCACCATCTGCTGGTAATTTGCCTAAACCCTCCATTTTGCAGCAGCGTTTTGAGTCATGATCGATCTCACAGGCACGGCAAGAGAAAGTTGACAGATTGCCTCCTCATCAGAAGCTCAAAGGCAGCACTCGCAGGAGAATTTTGCTCCAAAAAAGCGTCTTATTTCGACTATCCCCCACCCATGCTATGATTCCGACATGAAAACCATCGACCAGGCTCCGCTGATCGCCATCGCTATGCTGGCTGCTCGTGCTGACGGCACCGTGGATAGTGCCGAGCAGCGCGCGATTGATGTCGTCGTTGCCCGCACCGGGAATCCCGATGTAATCCGCCTCGCGCAACAGGTCGCCGCCGGGCAATTGCTTGTCGTTGACTTGGTCTCTCGCCTGTCGGATGACGAGGCCCGCCGAGCGGCGTACGAAGGTGCGCTGGCCGTCATCAACGCCGACGGCTCGGCCAACGCGTCAGAGCAGGCGTTCCTCAACGAGCTGCGCACGGCCCTGGGTTTCAGCGACGCCGACGTTGCCGATGCGACCCGCATGGCTAATGCCATGGCGGATGCGCCCGTCGCCGAGGTGCGCACCGGCAAGCCGCCTGCTGGGCCGGTGGACGAGTTCATCCTCCAGCAGGCCATCCTCACGGGAGCGATCGAGGTCCTGCCGGACCGACTAGCCAACATCGCCGTCCTGCCACTCCAGCTGCGCATGGTGTACCAGATTGGCCAGCGCCACGGACAGAAGCTGGACATCAACCAGGTCAAAGACCTCGCCGCCACCTTTGGTCTTGGCGCCGCGGCGCAGAGTCTGGAGAGCGTGGCGATGAGACTGATCGGCGGGCTGGCGGGCGGTCTGCTAGGTGGGATGGTAGGTGGGGTGACCAGGATTGCCACCGGCGCCATAATCACGTTCTCGGCGACCTACGCCCTGGGCCACGTGGCAGAGCAGTACTACGCTCAAGGGCGCCGGCTCAACGTGGCCGATTTACGGGCGCTATTCGTCCAGTTCCAGGACGAAGCGAAAACGATCTACCCGCGGGTGCAGGAACAGATTCGGGGACAGGCCAGCACCCTCAACCTGCAGAGCCTGCTGCAGGGCCTGAACAAGGGCTGAGTCCAGTCGCCGCGCTGCCCCAGCGCAGAGTCCCGCCCCACGGCACGTCGAACGCGATCGTCGCCAGCGCGCGGGTGAGGAGCACCGCTCCCACCATTTCCACGCCGCTCCCGATCCCAGCGTCCCCCACGCGTGACCTACGACTGAACGACGCACGTCCGCTGGCTCCGTCCCCATCACCGAAATGATCTTCGTCCAGAACTGGTCCGAAGAACTCAAACGTCTTGTGCCGTCCGGAAAGAAACAGCGCCCCAATCGAGAACTTAGCAGCTGCCCTCTATACGCCTCACGGACCGGAAGCCCCGACCTGGGAAGTTACGCGGCCATCGCTTTCGGTCACATGGTTGTGTACTCGGAAACTGGCACGCGGCGCCGAAAGGGCCTCCCGAGAGGTCGAGGACAGGGAGGTGGGTCCTCAGCGCGGCAGCCGGATTCGATATCCCAAGGGATTCGCCGCAGTCACGAGATGGAGATGTACCTGATCTTGGTTTTTTCCCACTTGAGGAGAAAACGGTAGAAGCGACTGGGATCGGGCATGCGGGTTACCTCAAGCGAGTTCCGGGAGTCTGAGAGTGTCTTCGGCCAGCCTGACCAGTTCTTGGAGGCCGGGAAGGTAACATGACTCCGTGAGCGAATGGCAGGGCCGGCATTCCGTCCCGGTACACCTGGGCAGGGGTGTGCGCAAAACTCGAGTTTGAGCACAGAATCCGATGTATAATCGACGCTGCGGTCGATGGGGCGGCCCTGGAGCGGCCGGCCGAAGTTCACACAACATCTTATCTCACAACCCGAACGGCGGCCGCACCCGGAATTTGATCCGAAACGCGGTCAATTCGGACTGTCCATCAAATTCCATTCTGGAAAAAAATTGGTAACAATTGGGAGAAGATGGCCACAAAATCCCGTCATGGTCGGACGACCTTGGGTATTTTCCTATTCGACAAATTCAGTTTGACCCCAAGAAGGTCGGGCCGTCTCCCTGTTTCGCACGCCGGGTCAGACCCCGGCCAGGATGTTTGACCTGAAAAGG
This genomic window from Terriglobia bacterium contains:
- a CDS encoding PadR family transcriptional regulator; amino-acid sequence: MATQEKERLTILQGTLDLLILRILILGPQHGQGIASAIQSQSDDVLLVDHGSLYPALQRLEDRGWVAAEWGASDNNRKARFYTLTKQGRKHLARQTSQWRRMSKAIGRILGPEPAEG
- a CDS encoding DUF533 domain-containing protein: MASSSEAQRQHSQENFAPKKRLISTIPHPCYDSDMKTIDQAPLIAIAMLAARADGTVDSAEQRAIDVVVARTGNPDVIRLAQQVAAGQLLVVDLVSRLSDDEARRAAYEGALAVINADGSANASEQAFLNELRTALGFSDADVADATRMANAMADAPVAEVRTGKPPAGPVDEFILQQAILTGAIEVLPDRLANIAVLPLQLRMVYQIGQRHGQKLDINQVKDLAATFGLGAAAQSLESVAMRLIGGLAGGLLGGMVGGVTRIATGAIITFSATYALGHVAEQYYAQGRRLNVADLRALFVQFQDEAKTIYPRVQEQIRGQASTLNLQSLLQGLNKG
- a CDS encoding ABC transporter permease, translated to MFGRKKRRLSDIDSEIKSHLDLATEQFHEQGLDEREARYAALRQFGNVTIARERLYEARRWRWLDDLGSELRHALKNLIQTPRFTLPAVLTLALGLGGAMTFYSAFHSVFLRALPFPGADRIYRLVTNTPTGPNPWPTVGLTMELGKLSPDVERVGLLEGLIQSYWILDDGSSVPVQALSFDAGIQDMAGLKPAFGSLFQDDAFATGNGVILSHRFWKSRLGSDPTVVGRTLNIQNIRRPILGVLSEGAEVPLSPEADVYLPIKTLTSQQEIDGTTCTALLRLRSGIRPEAVLSRFLAAAQNLSQRSGFQEHPDLQSLRKAMAADADLRFFVVCGAAALFLLLATANVACLFLARAAERAWETSVRLCLGAPALSLFRKFLAEGLVVALVSAGFGFWLNMALAGSLRAWLPGGESLPGLNGTWDHLGVASFGLGLVILITLLLGLIPMLQIRRLDLSLAIQEGHRIQGVRTKGRTALVVVQMTLATLMLCATALLGRSLWAMSHRPLGFKAEKLAMVRLLYDHRPKLGQRWENPAFLPALRARSGIQSAALTNGFGGVSGMSLLSVSGRAAHIGDDGHELGHFPLLVVSLSPQALETLGVSLIQGRDFTAEDAQNRVCILNREAERLAGLASGKAAGQKLYLGKVPMEIIGVTPDVHLFQDDGSAAPMLFQLLNTFPPDALFVRSTLSKKDLEATISSVMRETFPGVKPGSVDELSEMRGEQSLPHRQIIAMLAVFGGTAILLAALGLSALLSDSVSRRRRELGIRATLGATSKRLIGQVMLQGLWRTGLGVGLGLAAALASGRYLKNLLFGIRANDPKTLAAVASLLLFLGLVSSLIPALRAASIDPAKALREE
- a CDS encoding GrpB family protein; the protein is MADPVVIVDYDLRWAAMFAEEKARILEALDGLDVAVEHVGSTSVPGLAAKPIIDIMVVVPDPATGEKTIAPLTVLGYDYHGELGIPGRFYFAKGRPRKHHLHMYPRCHPEIARLLLFRDYLRANPDAAHEYAKLKRALAEKFRDDREAYTEAKNDFIRSIEAKAHLLSDVSENSGCYL